From a single Balneolales bacterium ANBcel1 genomic region:
- a CDS encoding ABC transporter permease, producing MRKQKLRSGLTVIAICWGTIAVITLLAFGEGLTTQMLQGMRGGGNQVMIFYSGQTTRSYEGLDVGRRIRFSDGDVDLLRRSIPEIKLISAQYGRSVGLRSEFNNTNTYMEGVDASFEEMRSMYPVAGGRFLNERDVAERRRVVFIGHEIADQLFPNGDAVGQQLRLDQASFTVVGVMGEKMQMSMSNGPDARRAIIPHTTFRQIYNHRYLGSVLIRPTDPAHQEVIISRVREIMGRKYQFHPDDEQAVPVWDFIESEQIIDQVSIGIKIFLFSVGVLTLLIAGVGVANIMYVVVKERTREIGIKKAIGARNGHIVSQFIFEALFICILGGAIGVLVSVSLVMGVQGLNLEGGVADFLGRPSLSTDAMILTTGVLTMIGLLAGIFPARRAAMVNPVESLRYE from the coding sequence ATGCGCAAACAGAAACTGCGCTCAGGGCTCACCGTAATCGCCATCTGCTGGGGCACCATCGCCGTAATCACCCTTCTCGCATTTGGAGAGGGACTGACTACCCAGATGTTGCAGGGCATGCGCGGCGGCGGTAATCAGGTCATGATTTTCTATAGCGGTCAAACCACCCGCTCGTATGAGGGCCTGGATGTCGGACGCCGGATCCGCTTCAGCGATGGTGACGTGGATTTGTTGCGGCGCTCTATTCCTGAAATCAAGCTGATTTCCGCCCAGTACGGCCGAAGCGTGGGACTCCGTTCGGAGTTCAACAACACCAATACCTATATGGAAGGGGTGGATGCAAGCTTTGAGGAGATGCGGTCGATGTATCCGGTGGCGGGCGGCCGGTTCCTCAACGAACGGGATGTCGCCGAACGGCGCCGTGTCGTGTTTATCGGGCACGAAATCGCGGATCAGCTTTTCCCCAATGGCGACGCGGTGGGACAGCAGCTGCGGCTTGACCAGGCCTCTTTCACGGTGGTCGGCGTGATGGGCGAAAAAATGCAAATGTCCATGAGCAACGGTCCCGATGCCCGGCGCGCCATCATCCCCCATACCACCTTCCGCCAGATCTATAACCACCGGTATCTCGGTTCGGTATTGATCCGGCCGACAGACCCTGCGCACCAGGAAGTCATTATTTCGCGCGTGAGGGAGATCATGGGGAGAAAGTACCAGTTCCATCCCGATGATGAACAGGCTGTTCCGGTCTGGGACTTCATCGAGTCCGAACAGATTATCGATCAGGTCAGTATCGGCATCAAGATCTTTCTGTTTTCGGTGGGGGTGCTGACCCTGCTGATCGCCGGCGTTGGGGTTGCCAACATCATGTATGTAGTGGTCAAGGAACGGACCAGAGAGATTGGCATCAAGAAGGCGATCGGGGCGCGCAACGGACATATTGTCTCGCAGTTTATTTTTGAAGCGCTGTTTATATGTATTCTGGGCGGGGCGATCGGAGTTCTGGTGTCGGTGAGTCTGGTGATGGGTGTTCAGGGGCTTAATCTGGAAGGCGGTGTGGCCGATTTTCTGGGCCGTCCGTCCCTTTCTACGGATGCCATGATACTCACAACCGGTGTATTGACCATGATCGGCCTGCTGGCCGGGATCTTTCCCGCACGGCGCGCCGCCATGGTGAACCCGGTCGAATCATTGCGGTACGAGTGA
- a CDS encoding ABC transporter permease — MNFLKDFFQTINTQRLRTFLTLFGIVWGTATLIILLAFGMGFRDQLMLNMRGLGDEIVLVFGSQTTEPHEGYGIGRPIRFRESDVDALARNIPEISEIAAELVTWSAVISRGERRNSPMFAGVPVNYAEMRNIYPQKGGRWINDRDVENRRRVIFLGDQLKQLLFGDEEAVGQEVLVGQTPFLVIGVMQPKSQDSSYGMRDHDRAFIPITTYSTFFGTDILNNFIYQIDNPEHSEHVRNRIQAVISERHRFAPTDTDAIMIWDTGEFFLFMRYFFLGFNSFMGAIGAVTLAVGGIGVANIMFVVVQERMKEIGIRRAAGAKRRTILAHFFGETFLLIGIGAAIGYLIGWGIVYAMRYIPIGEFVGTPQFTPSVGIIAFVVLAVVGLAAGWTPAFRGSRLNIVECLR, encoded by the coding sequence ATGAACTTCCTCAAGGATTTTTTCCAGACCATCAACACACAGCGGCTGCGGACCTTCCTCACGCTTTTCGGTATCGTGTGGGGAACCGCCACCCTCATTATTCTGCTGGCTTTCGGCATGGGGTTTCGCGACCAGCTCATGCTCAACATGCGCGGACTGGGGGATGAGATTGTCCTCGTGTTCGGGTCACAGACCACCGAACCCCACGAAGGGTACGGAATCGGCCGTCCCATCCGCTTCCGCGAATCGGATGTTGATGCATTGGCCCGAAACATCCCCGAAATATCCGAAATCGCCGCGGAACTGGTCACCTGGTCGGCGGTGATCAGCCGTGGCGAACGGCGCAACTCCCCGATGTTCGCCGGAGTTCCGGTCAACTATGCTGAAATGAGGAACATTTACCCCCAAAAAGGTGGCCGCTGGATCAACGACCGGGATGTTGAAAACCGGCGCCGGGTCATCTTTCTCGGCGATCAGCTCAAGCAGCTTCTGTTTGGCGATGAGGAGGCCGTAGGGCAGGAGGTACTGGTAGGCCAGACCCCGTTTCTCGTCATCGGTGTGATGCAGCCGAAGTCACAGGACTCTTCCTACGGCATGCGTGACCATGACCGGGCCTTCATCCCCATAACCACATATTCCACCTTTTTCGGCACCGATATTCTCAACAACTTCATCTACCAGATTGATAATCCGGAACACTCCGAGCATGTTCGGAACCGGATTCAGGCCGTCATCTCCGAACGGCACCGGTTCGCTCCCACCGATACCGACGCCATCATGATCTGGGATACCGGTGAGTTTTTCCTCTTCATGAGGTACTTCTTTCTGGGATTCAATTCGTTCATGGGTGCCATCGGGGCGGTGACCCTGGCGGTCGGCGGCATCGGCGTGGCAAACATCATGTTTGTGGTGGTACAGGAGCGTATGAAGGAGATCGGCATCCGGCGTGCGGCCGGCGCCAAACGTCGCACCATTCTGGCCCACTTCTTCGGTGAAACCTTCCTGCTGATCGGTATCGGAGCTGCAATAGGGTATCTGATCGGATGGGGGATCGTCTACGCCATGCGCTACATTCCCATCGGCGAATTTGTCGGCACCCCGCAGTTTACCCCGTCGGTAGGTATCATCGCCTTTGTGGTGCTCGCCGTTGTCGGCCTGGCCGCCGGATGGACACCGGCGTTCCGCGGATCACGGCTCAATATCGTCGAGTGCCTCAGATAG
- a CDS encoding YbjQ family protein, with translation MKITTSSEIAGLKIEQTLGLVRGNTIRVRHLGRDIVAEFRKLIGGEIQGYTKMMAEAREQAVDRMIDDAKSLGANAIVDVRFSTSYVMSGAAEILAYGTAVIVR, from the coding sequence ATGAAAATCACAACTTCTTCCGAAATAGCCGGACTAAAAATCGAACAGACACTCGGCCTTGTCCGGGGAAACACCATCCGTGTTCGGCACCTGGGCCGGGATATCGTCGCTGAATTCCGCAAACTGATTGGAGGGGAAATCCAGGGGTATACGAAAATGATGGCCGAAGCCCGGGAACAGGCCGTCGACCGCATGATCGATGACGCGAAATCACTGGGAGCCAACGCAATTGTAGATGTGCGTTTCTCCACGAGCTATGTGATGTCCGGTGCGGCGGAAATCCTTGCTTACGGCACGGCGGTTATCGTTCGCTGA
- a CDS encoding insulinase family protein: MRKTIFYILLTALLAACSATETAQRKPHEHIVFPELKEYEIPEPEQFTYNGITFFLLHDDELPLVDVRVIANGGSWMDPAEKAGLASVTGQVLRSGGSVQFPEEQLDELLENRAASMETGFGLTTGFARMNVLKEDFDELLPVFTDLLKNPTFPESRIDLAMTQRRTAISRRNEEASQVAAREFRKLIYGPESVYARTTEYATLESITRDDLVAFHSRVYQGSNMLVGLVGDFNPADVRSRLEEAFGIFDEGEPAPTDLPDVDYEFEDAIYFAHKSDMNQSQIRMGHIGGFRDNPDYAALQVMNQILSGGFSGRLMQEVRTAQGLAYGVYGSYTSNVRYPGAFFAGLSTSSETTREALEATIYQIERLQNERVTQQELDETKERIFNSIIFRYDSNSRILSERMNNYNLGLPDDTFEQYIEQVRTVTVDDIYRVANEYIRPGKMKVLIVGNRDLIEDQLAELGPYHEVDITIPRAGAERELVEGDAEAGSEWIRKMASALIADDAGLGTVLLEGTQTVQTPQGEMSMGITAEMSFPATLLMEISTPMGSQVIDISEGSGVIRMGGQEHPLPGNAVESILNELKRDPLNIARNAESIEALLTGDGDTVDLYLGGDYDMTISLDPETHLPVEMKYMQFDPNYGRDIENRTVLSNWNLNDGIRVAYEQTQYSGGELSSSTVYTSHGQK; the protein is encoded by the coding sequence ATGAGAAAAACAATTTTTTATATCCTGCTGACGGCGCTCCTGGCCGCATGCAGCGCCACTGAAACGGCCCAGCGAAAACCGCATGAACATATCGTTTTCCCTGAGCTTAAAGAGTATGAAATTCCGGAACCTGAGCAGTTTACCTATAACGGAATAACCTTCTTTCTGCTCCATGATGACGAACTGCCCCTGGTGGACGTACGGGTGATCGCCAACGGCGGCTCCTGGATGGATCCCGCCGAAAAAGCTGGCCTGGCCTCGGTAACCGGCCAGGTATTGCGCTCCGGAGGTTCGGTACAATTCCCCGAAGAGCAGCTTGACGAGCTTCTGGAAAACAGGGCTGCCAGTATGGAAACCGGCTTCGGCCTTACCACCGGCTTTGCCCGCATGAATGTTCTGAAGGAAGATTTCGATGAATTGCTGCCGGTGTTCACCGACCTTCTTAAAAATCCGACATTCCCCGAAAGCCGGATCGATCTGGCCATGACCCAGCGCCGTACCGCCATTTCACGGCGAAACGAGGAAGCCTCCCAGGTTGCGGCGAGAGAGTTCCGCAAACTGATCTACGGACCGGAGTCCGTGTACGCCCGGACAACCGAGTACGCCACGCTTGAAAGCATTACCCGGGATGATCTTGTCGCCTTCCACAGTCGCGTCTATCAGGGCAGCAACATGCTGGTAGGCCTGGTCGGTGACTTCAATCCGGCCGATGTACGCAGCCGGCTGGAAGAAGCTTTCGGAATATTTGACGAGGGAGAGCCGGCTCCAACCGACCTGCCCGATGTCGATTATGAGTTTGAAGATGCCATCTACTTCGCTCACAAGAGCGATATGAACCAGAGCCAGATCCGCATGGGACACATTGGCGGCTTCCGCGACAACCCCGACTACGCGGCCCTGCAGGTAATGAACCAGATTCTGAGCGGCGGGTTCTCCGGCAGATTGATGCAGGAGGTTCGCACGGCGCAGGGACTGGCGTACGGAGTCTACGGCTCCTACACCAGCAATGTCCGCTACCCCGGCGCGTTTTTTGCCGGATTGAGCACCTCGTCCGAAACCACCCGGGAAGCCCTGGAAGCCACCATCTACCAGATTGAGCGCCTCCAGAACGAACGGGTGACACAGCAGGAACTGGACGAAACCAAAGAACGCATTTTCAACAGCATCATTTTCCGATACGACAGCAATTCACGCATTCTCTCGGAGCGCATGAACAACTACAACCTCGGGCTGCCCGATGATACCTTCGAACAGTACATCGAACAGGTGCGCACTGTAACGGTTGACGATATCTATCGCGTTGCCAACGAGTATATTCGCCCCGGTAAAATGAAAGTGCTAATTGTCGGCAATCGCGATCTGATCGAAGACCAGCTTGCGGAACTGGGCCCCTATCACGAAGTGGACATCACCATACCCCGGGCCGGTGCCGAACGAGAACTCGTGGAAGGAGATGCCGAGGCAGGCAGTGAATGGATCCGGAAAATGGCATCGGCCCTGATCGCGGATGATGCCGGTCTCGGGACCGTTCTGCTGGAAGGAACCCAAACCGTACAAACTCCCCAGGGAGAGATGTCGATGGGGATTACTGCCGAAATGAGCTTTCCCGCCACGCTGCTCATGGAGATCTCCACACCTATGGGAAGCCAGGTTATCGATATTTCGGAAGGCAGCGGAGTTATACGTATGGGCGGACAGGAGCATCCCCTGCCGGGTAACGCAGTGGAATCCATTCTCAACGAGCTTAAACGGGACCCGCTGAATATCGCACGTAACGCCGAAAGTATTGAAGCGCTGTTGACCGGTGACGGCGACACCGTGGATTTGTACCTCGGCGGCGACTATGACATGACGATTTCACTTGACCCGGAGACCCACCTCCCCGTGGAGATGAAATACATGCAATTCGACCCCAATTACGGCCGGGATATCGAAAACCGAACCGTACTCTCCAACTGGAACCTGAACGATGGCATTCGGGTCGCTTATGAGCAGACCCAGTACAGCGGCGGAGAGCTTTCCAGCAGCACCGTCTATACCTCTCACGGACAAAAATAG
- a CDS encoding pitrilysin family protein, translated as MNDINCYFARRALLTLVMLLITVPAGLLQAQNLETIEQNVTEFTLDNGLHVIVIERDVAPVATFVTHVGVGSVNEQMGQTGLTHVFEHMAFQGTNTIGTTNWEKERVAMEKMDDAYREWLYESRSYRPDQDRLDELWARFQELQDKAGEYIVNNEFSEIVEREGAAGLNAYVSADETAFFYSLPENKAELWFALEADRFMNPAMREFYTEKNVIMEERRDRIDNSPFGRLIEELISTAFSAFPYKHHPIGWPSDIEAVTIRDAMDFYEEHYVPSNMTVVVAGDVDPERIRGYAETYFGPMPAGPPPPKVLTIEPEQRGERRLVIEEDSQPILLIGYHSVDMNHPDAIAMDILSGILFQGRTSRLHQRLVIDEQMALEVGGFNGFPGERYPGLYIIYAVPNQGVSLADIEEVIYEELDRIREGDLTDQDIDRVRTNARASAIRGLASNQGMAISFAQSHAFRGGWRTLFEDLDTMMEVTVDDLQRVVETWFRKQTRTVGMIQTRDEATASR; from the coding sequence ATGAATGATATCAACTGCTATTTCGCCCGAAGGGCTCTGCTGACGCTGGTGATGCTGCTCATCACAGTACCTGCGGGTCTGCTTCAGGCGCAAAATCTGGAGACGATCGAGCAAAACGTTACCGAGTTCACCCTGGACAACGGCCTGCATGTCATCGTCATCGAGCGGGATGTCGCCCCCGTTGCAACGTTTGTGACCCATGTGGGCGTCGGCTCGGTCAACGAGCAAATGGGCCAGACCGGCCTCACCCACGTATTCGAGCACATGGCCTTCCAGGGCACCAACACCATCGGCACCACCAACTGGGAAAAAGAGCGTGTCGCGATGGAAAAGATGGATGACGCCTACCGGGAGTGGCTGTACGAATCCAGAAGCTACCGACCCGACCAGGACAGGCTGGACGAGCTCTGGGCCCGCTTTCAAGAACTCCAGGACAAAGCCGGAGAATATATCGTCAACAACGAATTCAGTGAAATTGTTGAGCGTGAAGGAGCTGCCGGACTGAATGCCTACGTCTCCGCCGATGAGACCGCCTTTTTTTACAGTCTTCCCGAAAACAAGGCCGAGCTTTGGTTTGCGCTGGAAGCCGACCGGTTCATGAATCCGGCCATGCGCGAGTTTTACACCGAGAAGAATGTAATCATGGAAGAGCGGCGCGACCGTATCGACAATTCCCCGTTCGGCCGGCTGATTGAGGAGTTGATTTCCACAGCTTTCTCGGCATTTCCCTACAAGCATCATCCCATCGGATGGCCCTCCGATATTGAGGCGGTCACCATTCGCGACGCCATGGATTTTTACGAGGAACACTACGTACCCTCCAACATGACCGTAGTTGTAGCCGGTGATGTGGATCCGGAGCGCATCCGCGGATATGCCGAGACGTACTTCGGTCCGATGCCGGCAGGGCCGCCGCCGCCCAAAGTGCTCACCATCGAGCCCGAGCAGCGTGGCGAACGGCGCCTGGTCATCGAGGAAGACAGCCAGCCCATTCTGCTCATCGGCTACCACAGTGTGGATATGAACCACCCCGATGCCATAGCAATGGATATTTTGAGCGGCATCCTGTTCCAGGGCCGTACTTCCCGCCTCCACCAGCGCCTGGTCATCGACGAACAGATGGCGCTTGAAGTCGGAGGTTTCAACGGGTTTCCGGGTGAACGATACCCCGGCCTGTACATCATTTACGCCGTTCCCAACCAGGGAGTCTCCCTGGCCGACATCGAAGAGGTGATCTACGAGGAGCTGGACCGCATTCGCGAGGGCGACCTTACCGATCAGGACATCGACCGGGTCCGGACCAACGCACGGGCTTCAGCCATTCGGGGCCTCGCCTCCAACCAGGGCATGGCGATCAGCTTTGCCCAGAGCCACGCCTTCCGAGGCGGCTGGCGGACGCTCTTCGAAGATCTGGATACCATGATGGAGGTAACCGTCGATGACCTCCAGCGTGTTGTTGAAACCTGGTTCCGGAAACAGACGCGAACCGTCGGTATGATTCAAACCAGGGACGAGGCCACCGCTTCCCGCTAA
- a CDS encoding RNA polymerase sigma factor, whose protein sequence is MIGKNHNDVKSRIDIEPGLVHRVRSGDARAYGELVDVLMKPAYYHALALTGRHDDAVDVVQQAFIRAWDARSVTDPARPYYPWFYTILKRLCLNVLRSHNRSRETAQSMLPAWIEPAGSEDASTDILRAEQSRLLQEALARLDPDRRRAGTAAVRRMDGAVGTADRPGDRLVGPDSHSRGRCRNHHPYDLTDPGKSVSP, encoded by the coding sequence ATGATTGGTAAAAACCACAATGACGTGAAAAGCCGAATTGATATAGAACCAGGCCTGGTGCATCGGGTGCGCAGCGGTGATGCACGGGCGTATGGCGAGCTGGTGGATGTGCTGATGAAGCCGGCATATTACCATGCGCTCGCACTCACCGGCCGCCACGATGACGCCGTTGATGTGGTCCAACAGGCGTTCATCCGCGCCTGGGACGCCCGGAGCGTTACGGATCCGGCACGACCGTATTACCCATGGTTCTATACCATCCTCAAACGTTTGTGCCTGAACGTACTGCGCAGCCATAACCGAAGCAGGGAAACGGCACAGAGCATGCTGCCCGCATGGATCGAACCCGCAGGCAGCGAGGATGCCTCCACCGATATTCTGCGAGCAGAACAGAGCCGGTTGCTTCAGGAAGCACTGGCCCGCCTGGATCCCGACCGCCGGCGCGCTGGTACTGCTGCTGTACGGCGCATGGATGGCGCTGTCGGGACTGCTGACCGACCCGGAGATCGCCTGGTGGGTCCGGACAGCCATAGCCGCGGCCGTTGCCGGAACCATCATCCTTATGATCTCACTGATCCGGGAAAGAGTGTATCTCCATAA
- the accD gene encoding acetyl-CoA carboxylase, carboxyltransferase subunit beta, whose protein sequence is MSWFERKDLNIVTKSPKEMPEGIWVKVPVTGETIHRRELEENCWVDPASGYHFPIGSQDYFQMLFDGEEFEEIGGDILPVDPLTFKDRKKYQDRLSETQKKTGLSDAARVATGKLRGMEVVVACMDFRFIGGSMGSVVGERIGLAIDHAREKKKPLIIISQSGGARMMESVLSLMQMAKTSAKLGQLHEAKVPYISIMTNPTTGGVTASFAMLGDFNIAEPGALIGFAGPRVIRQTIGRDLPDGFQTSEYLLEHGFLDFIVSRNKMKNRLARLLKILAGKYAK, encoded by the coding sequence ATGAGCTGGTTTGAACGCAAGGATTTAAACATTGTCACAAAATCTCCCAAGGAGATGCCGGAGGGCATCTGGGTCAAGGTTCCGGTCACCGGCGAGACCATACACCGGCGTGAGCTGGAGGAGAATTGCTGGGTGGATCCGGCCAGCGGTTACCACTTTCCGATCGGGAGCCAGGATTATTTTCAGATGCTGTTTGACGGAGAGGAGTTCGAGGAGATCGGCGGCGATATTCTGCCGGTGGATCCGCTGACGTTCAAGGATCGCAAGAAGTACCAGGATCGGCTCAGTGAAACGCAAAAGAAGACCGGCCTGAGTGATGCGGCACGCGTTGCCACCGGGAAGCTGCGCGGGATGGAAGTTGTTGTGGCATGCATGGATTTCCGGTTCATTGGAGGCAGTATGGGGTCGGTGGTTGGTGAGCGAATCGGCCTGGCCATAGACCATGCAAGAGAGAAAAAAAAGCCTCTGATCATCATCTCCCAGTCGGGCGGCGCCCGGATGATGGAGAGTGTGCTCAGTTTGATGCAGATGGCCAAAACATCGGCAAAACTGGGGCAGCTTCACGAGGCGAAGGTACCCTACATCTCGATAATGACCAATCCCACGACGGGTGGTGTTACCGCCAGTTTCGCCATGCTGGGGGATTTCAATATCGCCGAACCCGGAGCGCTCATCGGCTTTGCGGGTCCGCGTGTGATCCGGCAGACCATCGGGCGGGATTTGCCTGACGGTTTCCAGACCTCAGAGTACCTCCTGGAACACGGATTCCTTGATTTTATCGTATCGCGCAACAAGATGAAAAATCGTCTTGCCCGCCTGTTGAAGATCCTGGCCGGGAAGTACGCGAAATAG
- the tsaB gene encoding tRNA (adenosine(37)-N6)-threonylcarbamoyltransferase complex dimerization subunit type 1 TsaB: protein MNLIAKPLLSIETATPVCSVALRVPDGRLYEERAEGRGGHSEWTFVFIDRLLRAAGLRVDELGAVLVSAGPGSYTGLRVGSSAVKGLLFDTDVPLFACNTLAGIALGATGYGREAGKAGKAGGPGPMPGTNGDTGIVDAVIDARRTHLYHQSWRIGERGITPETGLKIRELDEVLELWMSGRMLAGTGTDRLMQLAADRGFDSGSLLAFPGSEQISAAAILSYLGYYPDMSAGLDPHRGKEEPAGSSGDQAAGTGDAADNDKAGVHEENSGREEAGEERHDLQLIRRVDPALFEPDYYSDL from the coding sequence ATGAACCTGATTGCCAAACCCCTGCTTTCTATTGAAACCGCCACGCCCGTTTGCTCGGTGGCCCTGCGCGTGCCCGACGGCAGGTTGTATGAAGAGCGGGCCGAAGGACGGGGAGGACATTCGGAATGGACGTTTGTGTTCATCGACCGGCTGCTTCGTGCTGCCGGGCTGCGGGTTGACGAGCTTGGAGCGGTTTTGGTAAGTGCCGGTCCCGGTTCCTATACGGGCCTGCGTGTCGGGAGCAGCGCGGTGAAAGGATTGTTGTTTGATACCGATGTTCCGTTGTTCGCCTGCAATACGCTGGCGGGCATTGCGCTTGGCGCAACGGGCTACGGCCGGGAGGCGGGAAAGGCAGGGAAGGCGGGCGGACCGGGTCCCATGCCGGGTACGAATGGTGATACCGGAATTGTGGATGCGGTTATTGATGCCAGGCGCACCCATCTGTATCATCAGTCATGGCGGATCGGCGAACGCGGAATCACACCCGAAACCGGGTTGAAAATCAGGGAACTCGATGAGGTGCTGGAATTGTGGATGTCCGGGCGGATGCTGGCGGGTACCGGGACGGACCGCCTGATGCAACTTGCGGCAGATCGCGGCTTCGATTCGGGTTCGCTTTTGGCTTTTCCCGGAAGCGAACAGATTTCAGCTGCCGCCATATTGTCCTATCTGGGATATTATCCCGACATGTCGGCCGGGTTGGATCCGCACAGGGGAAAGGAGGAGCCGGCTGGGAGTAGCGGGGATCAAGCGGCGGGAACCGGGGATGCTGCGGATAATGATAAAGCCGGTGTTCATGAAGAAAATTCCGGCAGGGAGGAGGCGGGCGAGGAGCGCCATGACCTGCAGCTGATTCGGAGAGTCGATCCCGCCCTGTTTGAACCCGACTATTACTCCGATCTGTGA
- a CDS encoding efflux RND transporter periplasmic adaptor subunit, whose product MKEGNLFRELPYRSTAGGNICKTIHRMHHQSINKKIPRKMKRFVIFIIIIAIAGSAAAWMLRTGNGGNTGITQNLVTVERGNLVEYALAVGQVEPRNEIEVKSKISGVVSKVYAEAGDYVREGDPLFEIRPDPTPLELAEAKRNVERAEIALENLQREMFRMEQLRERDMVSDHDYQDLQRRKRDSEINLQLNRERLELFESGRIMIGETLIESVVKAPTEGYILEKMVDIGDPIVPLTSYQAGTPLMTLARMDDLLFKGTVDEIDVGKIEEGMQANIRIGALPNAKVSGEVTRISLKSTTRDNSIVFPVEIRILEAGGHTLRAGYSANANIIVENRENVLMIPERVVTYSDTLTTVEIPGSGENGRVEIPVKVGLSDAINVEVVDGLGEGDKVLEKPVRTVSAN is encoded by the coding sequence ATGAAGGAGGGTAACCTTTTCAGGGAGCTGCCGTATCGATCAACAGCAGGTGGCAATATCTGCAAAACCATCCACCGGATGCATCATCAGTCCATCAACAAAAAAATCCCCAGAAAGATGAAACGATTTGTCATTTTTATCATAATTATTGCTATCGCCGGATCTGCTGCAGCCTGGATGCTCCGGACCGGGAACGGCGGAAACACAGGTATTACGCAAAACCTGGTTACCGTGGAACGAGGAAACCTGGTGGAATACGCCCTGGCGGTCGGTCAGGTCGAACCCCGAAACGAAATTGAAGTAAAATCCAAAATCTCCGGGGTGGTCAGCAAGGTATATGCCGAGGCGGGCGACTATGTGAGGGAGGGGGATCCGCTGTTCGAGATCCGTCCCGATCCCACACCGCTCGAACTGGCCGAGGCCAAGCGTAACGTCGAACGCGCCGAAATCGCCCTGGAAAATCTGCAACGCGAAATGTTCCGCATGGAGCAGCTCCGCGAGCGCGACATGGTGTCGGATCATGATTACCAGGATCTGCAGCGGCGCAAGCGGGACTCTGAAATCAACCTGCAGCTCAACCGGGAACGGCTGGAGCTGTTTGAATCGGGCCGTATCATGATCGGCGAAACGCTCATCGAAAGTGTGGTGAAAGCGCCGACCGAAGGCTACATCCTCGAAAAGATGGTGGATATCGGCGACCCGATTGTTCCGCTGACATCCTATCAGGCCGGTACGCCTCTTATGACCCTGGCTCGCATGGATGACCTGTTGTTCAAGGGTACCGTCGACGAAATCGATGTGGGCAAGATTGAGGAAGGGATGCAGGCCAACATCCGCATCGGCGCACTGCCTAACGCGAAGGTCAGTGGCGAAGTGACCAGGATCTCGCTGAAGTCCACTACCCGCGATAACAGCATCGTGTTTCCCGTTGAAATCCGCATCCTCGAAGCCGGCGGTCACACCCTTCGGGCAGGCTATTCGGCCAACGCCAACATCATTGTGGAAAACCGGGAGAACGTGCTGATGATCCCGGAGAGGGTGGTTACCTACAGCGACACCCTTACTACCGTGGAAATCCCGGGATCGGGTGAAAACGGACGGGTTGAGATCCCCGTGAAAGTGGGCCTGAGCGATGCCATCAACGTGGAAGTGGTCGACGGACTCGGCGAAGGCGACAAGGTGCTCGAAAAACCGGTCCGCACCGTATCGGCCAACTGA